From the Longimicrobiaceae bacterium genome, the window GCGGGATCGAAGACGCACGCGCCCTCGAACAGGAACGCGCGCAGCTCCGGCATCTCGAACGCCAGCCGCGACACGCACACGCCGGCCACCACGTCCAGCCGGTCGTCGCTCTCCAGCGCCGCCAGCACGTCGGCGGTGCTCGGCCGGTCATCGTCCACCTTGTACGACGTGAGCACCAGCGCGCGGTCCACGCCGCACGCGTCCATCTCGCCCAGCAGCAGCGCGTGCCGCTCGGCCAGGCTGGCGGGCTCCTCGGCGGAGTACCGGTTCAGGTGCGTGTGGCAGTCTACGATCAAGGCGCTCGAGGTTTCGGGTTCGCCCACGCGGCGAGGCACGGAGCGTACCACCGGAGGGAGAGTTCCCGCCAATGGGAGGAGCAAGGACGTCCCGCGGCCAGTGATGGCCGCGGGTACACACGAGCGAATCCGGTTGAGCGATGACGGAGTTCGACAGCGCAGTCCGAACCGTGGCCGATACGCGTCAGACAGACGCACCGGTTCGGATGCATCGCTGCGCATCTCCCGAATCATCCCACTGTCCTCATCCGGATCACCGCGGATATCACCCGGCGGGCATCAAACGGGGCGCACCATCGGAAGGATCGCCGGACCACATCACCCGCGCGTGACGCGTCGCTGACTTCGTCGACGGAAATCCGAGTACGCGTCGGCGCCTGACGGACGCTGCGCAACGCGGCGGTCAGCGCATGGTGACGGTGATGCCGGCGGTGCCCTCGGCGACGAGGACGGCGGCGACGGAGCCGGGGCGAACGGCCACGCCCACGGGGCTCAGGGCGTCCACGCTGCCCCGCATGCGCACGGAGCGGCCGAGATCGCGGTTCAGCGCGCCGTCCACGTGCTCCCGCAGCTGGGCGACGCGCGGGGCGAGCGGGAAGCGCGCCGCCGCGACCATCTGCTCGCGCAGGCTGGGGTAGAGCAGCCACTTCGCGGCCGTCGCCAGCACGTCCTGCGTCTCCAGCGAGAAGTCCAGGTCCGGCACCGTCAGCACCTGCGTGGCGGGGTCGAAGACGGGCGTGCCCACGAAGTAGAGGGTGCCGCGCGCGTCGCCCCGCACGTCCACCGCCAGCACCAGCCGGCGGCCCTGCCCGGACAGGTGCGCCGCCGCGATCGTCACGCTCTGGCCGTGCGAGAACAGGCGCTTGCCCACGAGCTGGTCCGCCAGGATGCTGTCCGCCGCGGCATACGGGATGTCGGCCAGCAGCTGGATGCGAAAGCCGCGGCCGGGCGGCATGGGAATGCGCGGGGGAAGCGGCGTGGTGTCCGGCTCCGGGCGGTCGCCCACCACCACGCGCGGCATCATCACCAGCGCCACG encodes:
- a CDS encoding DUF4403 family protein, encoding TPDWRVAPHTAARPVRSGVHCVVAAARVDVTERVQAKVLAELERAAPRVDERIRRAAQLHDRVAGVWRALQQPIRVADGVWLTLRPRAASAAAPQGSGTTLSADVALVMMPRVVVGDRPEPDTTPLPPRIPMPPGRGFRIQLLADIPYAAADSILADQLVGKRLFSHGQSVTIAAAHLSGQGRRLVLAVDVRGDARGTLYFVGTPVFDPATQVLTVPDLDFSLETQDVLATAAKWLLYPSLREQMVAAARFPLAPRVAQLREHVDGALNRDLGRSVRMRGSVDALSPVGVAVRPGSVAAVLVAEGTAGITVTMR